The following proteins come from a genomic window of Ilumatobacter coccineus YM16-304:
- a CDS encoding nSTAND1 domain-containing NTPase, which yields MTEPTGELPLHRDTGAAQRKLRLHPHPPDVDEMSTPRRSSGVEESGGVRTTSDGNSANRSPQLRMAGVRSSMFLAVRGSKEQFAERLTGLKKHSSLSYALLERKLGRPASTINDWCKGKHLPYQRDNDDFERLLELFEVERSDRAEWMRWLNDLRSGADRHDSPENPYRGLAAYTADDASLYFGRQQLVDLLTERIETSRSTEPPTPTIVLGPSGSGKTSLIQAGLIPRATDDGSKVVCIHPYDGLDPIDDILATPESHRRRQPIVVFVDQFEEVFAPTGRVPTNPATQRTAVDAPDVGTYLDAIERLARRTDVQLVVAARADFFQEIASVPALAVGVTAGPVVVGPPDVSAITECIYGPAERAGLIIEPRLHAEIMREFTRPGALDRSATLPLLSHVLWMLAESRDGDTLTFERYAELGGLNHAMGKSADAAYERLVPHVDAQVIRDLFIELVQMNGDGRPTRRHLTLDRAQSIDSHERSMVIAEFARRRLLTVDADIVCITHESLVQAWPRLRVWIDDARVDLIAAQRIRHATEQWVETGRPRDGLLRGSLLDDAIHAIGSPTTHGQLSPLHRAFVEASRGARAEDEAAEAALLSRQLAMQSTLLTSSEPSIAAQVAIAAYRTSATSEATAVLLATAESLPGPRSIFDPGSFHTFVGADGRIVVANNPVGGVTVTDPRGGRRLVREASADEIGAAALVDDTVLVVSSAGVEAIDLASGASRALTHDPGGGALAVTTSASGEAVVAFADRIVALDLDSGVERLLVGEVDDKTLTISAASGLVATGSHSGRVRVDDLDSAPSSAPSRDRTWCPSETPCGALLLIPELHSLIAGFYDGHVVRLPLDPTAPADSQRLTEVPCASWINGLAISPEGALLASASSDGTVRFWSTETWSEIPAPLRHPAVVTDVVITADTVITAGEDGIVRTWRRPDDAGALDRPPASIWSLTLDESGRYALSGSRDHTRLWALDDDHRPVAVVRELTSNGSDGPGLLSGTTLLSTDASVGYIGGRRGQMFVAETSGDVLPDLERLESNMYELVEAITHSPDGLTLAAVDRAGIVDVWRRTDLADRFRLVASQRIEPPGLGLALSTAGQLCAVSESGRATLWQIDEDQLSSPVSWSTGSSFALCVEAHPSKPWFVVGNADRTASIWSTADLTGSGVQEIARVSGPTGHVMSVAFSRSGTRLAAGSTDGNVWLWDLSSPTHPVEIAAIPSGEAGVYAVALSADDRHVLGAGPHERINRWVLDPDEAIARILDRCGDTLTPAEWSRLIPERIPFRDLRSTDDE from the coding sequence ATGACCGAACCAACCGGTGAGCTTCCGTTGCACCGCGACACGGGTGCGGCGCAACGGAAGCTCCGGTTGCATCCACATCCGCCCGATGTGGACGAGATGAGTACACCACGGCGTTCGTCCGGAGTCGAAGAATCGGGCGGAGTCCGGACAACTTCGGACGGGAATTCGGCGAACAGATCGCCACAACTGCGAATGGCCGGCGTCCGGTCATCTATGTTTCTGGCAGTGAGGGGGTCGAAAGAACAGTTCGCCGAACGCCTCACCGGGCTCAAGAAGCACTCGTCGCTCAGCTACGCCCTCTTGGAACGCAAGCTCGGCCGTCCGGCGTCGACCATCAACGACTGGTGCAAAGGCAAGCACCTGCCGTACCAGCGCGACAACGACGACTTCGAGCGCCTCCTCGAACTCTTCGAGGTCGAGCGCTCCGATCGCGCCGAGTGGATGCGTTGGCTCAACGACCTGCGCTCCGGCGCCGACCGGCACGACTCGCCGGAGAATCCCTATCGCGGCCTCGCTGCCTACACGGCCGACGACGCGTCGCTGTACTTCGGGCGTCAGCAGCTCGTCGATCTCCTCACCGAGCGGATCGAGACGTCGCGCTCGACCGAACCTCCGACGCCGACGATCGTGCTCGGCCCGTCCGGGTCCGGGAAGACCTCGCTGATCCAAGCGGGTCTGATTCCCCGAGCGACCGACGACGGTTCGAAGGTCGTCTGCATCCACCCATACGACGGGTTGGACCCGATCGACGACATCCTGGCCACACCCGAATCTCACCGACGCCGACAGCCGATCGTCGTGTTCGTCGACCAGTTCGAGGAGGTCTTCGCTCCGACCGGACGGGTGCCGACCAACCCGGCCACCCAACGCACAGCTGTCGACGCACCCGACGTCGGAACGTATCTCGACGCGATCGAACGACTGGCGCGGCGCACCGACGTCCAGTTGGTCGTGGCTGCCCGAGCCGACTTCTTCCAGGAGATCGCGTCGGTGCCGGCGTTGGCGGTCGGTGTGACGGCCGGACCCGTGGTCGTGGGACCTCCCGATGTCTCGGCGATCACCGAGTGCATCTACGGACCGGCCGAGCGAGCCGGGCTGATCATCGAGCCTCGCCTGCACGCGGAGATCATGCGCGAGTTCACCCGGCCCGGAGCGCTCGACCGTTCGGCAACACTCCCCCTGTTGTCGCATGTGCTCTGGATGCTCGCCGAGTCACGCGACGGCGACACGCTCACCTTCGAGCGCTACGCCGAACTCGGCGGGCTCAACCACGCAATGGGCAAGAGCGCCGATGCCGCGTACGAACGACTCGTCCCCCACGTCGACGCTCAGGTCATTCGCGACCTCTTCATCGAGCTCGTCCAGATGAACGGTGACGGTCGCCCGACGAGACGACACCTCACCCTCGACCGGGCCCAGTCGATCGACTCGCACGAGCGCAGCATGGTGATCGCCGAGTTCGCCCGTCGACGCCTGCTCACCGTCGATGCCGACATCGTGTGCATCACACACGAGTCGCTCGTTCAAGCGTGGCCGCGCCTACGCGTCTGGATCGACGACGCCCGCGTCGACCTGATCGCGGCCCAGCGAATCCGCCACGCCACCGAACAGTGGGTCGAGACGGGCCGCCCTCGCGACGGCCTCCTGCGTGGCTCGTTGCTCGACGACGCCATCCACGCGATCGGCTCACCGACCACCCACGGCCAACTCAGTCCGCTCCACCGAGCGTTCGTCGAAGCCAGCCGGGGAGCGAGAGCGGAGGACGAGGCGGCCGAGGCGGCGCTGCTCTCGCGACAACTGGCGATGCAGTCGACGTTGCTGACCTCGTCTGAGCCGTCGATCGCTGCCCAGGTCGCGATCGCCGCGTACCGCACCTCCGCGACCTCGGAGGCGACGGCCGTGCTCCTGGCCACCGCCGAGTCGCTGCCCGGCCCGCGCTCCATCTTCGATCCCGGTTCGTTCCACACGTTCGTCGGCGCCGATGGCCGCATCGTGGTCGCGAACAACCCGGTGGGCGGTGTCACGGTCACCGATCCTCGCGGCGGTCGACGCCTCGTGCGCGAGGCGAGCGCCGACGAGATCGGTGCGGCTGCGCTGGTCGACGACACCGTGCTCGTCGTCTCGTCCGCCGGCGTCGAAGCGATCGACCTCGCGAGCGGAGCCTCGCGAGCGTTGACGCACGACCCGGGCGGCGGCGCGCTCGCGGTCACGACCTCGGCCAGCGGCGAGGCCGTGGTCGCGTTCGCCGATCGCATCGTCGCGCTCGACCTCGACTCGGGAGTCGAACGACTGCTCGTCGGTGAGGTCGACGACAAGACGCTGACCATCTCCGCTGCATCGGGTCTCGTCGCCACCGGATCACATTCGGGCCGCGTCCGGGTCGATGACCTCGACTCGGCGCCGTCTTCGGCACCGAGCAGAGATCGCACCTGGTGCCCGAGCGAGACACCCTGCGGGGCACTGCTCTTGATCCCCGAACTGCACTCGCTCATCGCCGGCTTCTACGACGGCCACGTGGTGCGTCTCCCGCTCGACCCGACCGCTCCGGCAGACTCGCAACGGCTCACCGAGGTCCCCTGCGCGTCGTGGATCAACGGGCTCGCCATCTCGCCCGAGGGGGCACTGCTGGCGTCGGCCAGTTCGGATGGCACCGTACGGTTCTGGTCGACCGAGACGTGGAGCGAGATCCCCGCTCCGCTCCGACATCCCGCCGTCGTCACCGACGTGGTGATCACCGCAGACACCGTGATCACCGCCGGCGAGGACGGCATCGTTCGAACCTGGAGGCGCCCCGACGACGCCGGCGCGCTCGATCGCCCGCCTGCGAGCATCTGGTCGCTCACGCTCGACGAGTCGGGCAGGTACGCCCTCAGCGGATCGCGAGATCACACTCGACTGTGGGCCCTCGACGACGATCATCGCCCCGTCGCGGTGGTGCGTGAACTCACGTCGAACGGCTCCGACGGTCCGGGGTTGCTGTCGGGGACCACGTTGCTGTCCACCGACGCGAGCGTCGGATACATCGGCGGACGCCGGGGCCAGATGTTCGTCGCCGAGACCAGTGGAGACGTCCTGCCCGACCTCGAGCGGCTCGAGAGCAACATGTACGAACTGGTGGAGGCGATCACACACTCGCCTGACGGGCTGACGCTCGCCGCCGTCGACCGGGCGGGCATCGTCGACGTCTGGCGGCGAACCGACCTCGCCGATCGCTTTCGCCTGGTCGCCTCGCAGCGGATCGAACCGCCCGGCCTCGGTCTCGCGCTGTCGACCGCCGGACAGCTGTGCGCCGTGTCGGAGTCCGGCCGGGCGACCCTCTGGCAGATCGATGAGGATCAGCTGAGTAGCCCGGTGTCGTGGTCGACGGGGAGCAGCTTTGCACTCTGTGTCGAGGCTCATCCGTCGAAACCGTGGTTCGTCGTCGGGAACGCCGACCGCACCGCGTCGATCTGGTCGACAGCGGACCTCACCGGCTCCGGCGTGCAGGAGATCGCTCGGGTCTCGGGCCCGACCGGGCACGTGATGAGCGTCGCGTTCAGTCGATCGGGGACACGCCTCGCCGCCGGATCCACCGACGGCAACGTCTGGCTCTGGGATCTCTCGTCGCCGACCCATCCGGTCGAGATCGCCGCGATCCCGTCGGGCGAAGCGGGTGTCTACGCCGTGGCGTTGTCGGCCGACGATCGCCACGTCCTCGGCGCCGGGCCACACGAGCGGATCAACCGCTGGGTGCTCGACCCCGACGAGGCGATCGCACGCATTCTCGACCGGTGCGGTGACACGCTCACCCCGGCCGAATGGTCACGGCTCATTCCCGAACGCATCCCGTTTCGAGACCTTCGGTCGACCGACGACGAGTGA
- a CDS encoding VOC family protein — protein MTALVEWLTISGDAEAWRSIGLVVADDGLIPLHGTSLRIIETAPERTGIRGWALSGVDTGLDGTVIDGLDTRVVEPMGPTFAQHDLGASGLDHVVVMTNDLERTSTAIANATDCELKRVREVGTMKQGFHRIGRGGLIVEIVERPEVPDGPARFWGVVVNVEDLDAACERIGTDLISEPKDAVQPGRRIATVRDDVGLGLPVALMTP, from the coding sequence ATGACGGCGCTCGTGGAATGGCTGACGATCTCCGGTGATGCCGAAGCATGGCGGTCGATCGGCCTGGTCGTCGCCGACGACGGGTTGATCCCGCTGCACGGCACGTCGCTGCGCATCATCGAGACGGCGCCCGAACGGACAGGTATTCGTGGATGGGCGCTGAGCGGCGTCGACACCGGGCTCGACGGAACGGTGATCGACGGTCTCGACACCAGGGTGGTCGAGCCGATGGGTCCGACGTTCGCCCAGCACGACCTCGGCGCGAGCGGTCTCGATCACGTGGTGGTGATGACCAACGACCTCGAGCGAACGTCGACGGCGATCGCCAACGCGACCGACTGTGAGCTGAAGCGGGTGCGCGAGGTGGGCACCATGAAGCAGGGATTCCACCGCATCGGTCGCGGTGGGCTGATCGTCGAGATCGTCGAACGACCCGAGGTCCCCGACGGTCCGGCCCGCTTCTGGGGTGTGGTCGTCAACGTCGAGGATCTCGATGCCGCGTGCGAACGGATCGGAACCGACCTGATCAGCGAACCGAAAGACGCCGTGCAGCCGGGCCGCCGCATCGCGACGGTGCGCGACGACGTCGGTCTCGGCCTCCCGGTCGCCCTGATGACGCCCTGA
- a CDS encoding serine hydrolase domain-containing protein: protein MTEIHGTVAPGFEAVRDAFAANWETGGEVGASVSATVGGETVVDLWGGTATYDDGERDWERDTIVNVWSTTKTMSFLCCLLLADRGELDLYAPVADYWPEFAAGGKEHVATRHIMGHTAGLSGWDEPLEVADLLDHDKLVTLHAAQAPWWEPGSGSGYHAISQGYLLGEIVKRIDGRSLGQFFADEIAGPLDADFHIGTPPEADERIAHVIPPAFGLGQDPSVEMPDETSIAWRTLSNPMMDASYSSTIDWRRAEVPAAGGHGNARSVAAIHTLTANGGMANGKQIISPEGLERIFDVQAEGFDKVLLGTELKLGMGFGLPSPMLPLPPESKVCFWGGWGGSLAIIDMDQKMSFSYVMNRMEASLTGDARGAGVLMAMYGALFAGG, encoded by the coding sequence ATGACCGAGATTCATGGAACCGTTGCCCCCGGATTCGAAGCGGTGCGCGACGCGTTCGCTGCCAACTGGGAGACCGGTGGCGAAGTCGGAGCCTCCGTGTCCGCCACCGTCGGCGGCGAGACCGTCGTCGACCTGTGGGGCGGCACGGCCACGTACGACGACGGCGAACGCGACTGGGAGCGCGACACGATCGTCAACGTGTGGTCGACCACCAAGACCATGTCGTTCCTCTGCTGTCTGCTGCTCGCCGACCGGGGCGAACTCGACCTGTACGCACCGGTCGCCGACTACTGGCCCGAGTTCGCGGCCGGCGGCAAGGAGCACGTCGCCACGCGTCACATCATGGGCCACACGGCCGGGTTGTCGGGCTGGGACGAGCCACTCGAGGTCGCCGATCTGCTCGATCACGACAAGCTGGTCACGCTCCACGCCGCCCAAGCGCCGTGGTGGGAGCCCGGGTCGGGTTCGGGCTATCACGCGATCAGCCAGGGATATCTCCTCGGCGAGATCGTGAAGCGCATCGACGGACGGTCGCTCGGGCAGTTCTTCGCCGACGAGATCGCCGGACCGCTCGACGCCGACTTCCACATCGGCACGCCGCCCGAAGCGGACGAGCGCATCGCCCACGTCATCCCACCGGCGTTCGGGCTCGGTCAGGACCCGTCCGTGGAAATGCCCGACGAGACCAGCATCGCCTGGCGCACGCTGTCCAACCCGATGATGGACGCGAGCTACTCGTCGACGATCGACTGGCGACGAGCCGAAGTGCCGGCCGCCGGCGGGCACGGCAACGCTCGATCGGTCGCTGCGATCCACACCCTCACCGCGAACGGTGGCATGGCCAACGGCAAGCAGATCATCTCGCCAGAAGGACTCGAACGCATCTTCGACGTGCAGGCCGAAGGCTTCGACAAGGTGCTGCTCGGCACCGAACTCAAGCTCGGGATGGGCTTCGGCCTGCCCAGCCCCATGCTGCCGCTCCCGCCCGAGAGCAAGGTCTGCTTCTGGGGAGGTTGGGGTGGCTCGCTGGCGATCATCGACATGGATCAGAAGATGAGCTTCAGCTACGTGATGAACCGCATGGAGGCGTCGCTCACCGGCGACGCCCGCGGTGCCGGTGTGCTCATGGCGATGTACGGCGCGTTGTTCGCCGGCGGCTGA
- a CDS encoding PHP domain-containing protein produces MTPEAALLKVIHYLDRAHEKGYKAKAFTRALDVVRNTPPDELERRAASDTLTELDGIGSSTAAVISDAIAGREPAYLTNIEAESQVPITPAGQVYRDALRGDCHLHSTWSDGGAPVEAMAATAMALGHEYMVQTDHSARLTIAHGLNEERLAEQLDQIAAVNAAIADAGHDFRVLSGMEVDILEDGALDLSDEMLGRLDVVVASVHSKLRMEKQQMTERMLLAIASPHVDILGHCTGRMIGKRPPSDFDADYVFAACAQFNTAVEINCRPERLDPPRELLRLAVEHGCWFTIDTDAHATGQLEWQPLGCDRAAECEVPIDKILNTLPAEELLAWTGAAA; encoded by the coding sequence ATGACACCCGAAGCGGCACTGCTCAAGGTGATCCACTACCTCGATCGAGCGCACGAGAAGGGCTACAAGGCCAAGGCCTTCACCCGAGCCCTCGACGTGGTGCGCAACACGCCGCCCGACGAACTCGAGCGTCGAGCGGCGTCCGACACGCTGACCGAACTCGACGGCATCGGCTCGTCGACGGCCGCCGTCATCTCCGATGCGATCGCCGGTCGAGAACCGGCGTACCTGACCAACATCGAAGCCGAGTCACAGGTACCGATCACTCCTGCCGGGCAGGTCTACCGCGACGCGTTGCGCGGTGACTGCCACCTGCACTCGACGTGGAGCGACGGCGGGGCCCCCGTCGAAGCGATGGCGGCGACGGCGATGGCGCTCGGGCACGAGTACATGGTGCAGACCGACCATTCGGCTCGTCTCACGATCGCCCACGGGCTCAACGAGGAGCGCCTCGCCGAGCAACTCGACCAGATCGCCGCAGTCAACGCAGCGATCGCCGATGCCGGGCACGACTTCCGGGTGTTGTCGGGCATGGAGGTCGACATTCTCGAAGACGGTGCGCTCGACCTGTCGGACGAGATGCTCGGTCGCCTCGACGTGGTGGTCGCGAGCGTGCACTCGAAGCTCCGCATGGAGAAGCAGCAGATGACCGAGCGGATGTTGCTCGCCATCGCGTCGCCCCACGTCGACATCCTTGGCCACTGCACCGGACGGATGATCGGCAAACGGCCGCCGAGCGACTTCGACGCCGACTACGTGTTCGCGGCGTGTGCCCAGTTCAACACCGCGGTCGAGATCAACTGTCGACCCGAACGTCTCGACCCGCCTCGCGAACTCCTGCGTCTCGCGGTCGAACACGGCTGCTGGTTCACGATCGACACCGACGCCCACGCGACCGGACAGCTCGAATGGCAGCCGCTCGGTTGCGATCGCGCCGCCGAGTGCGAGGTCCCGATCGACAAGATCTTGAACACGCTCCCTGCCGAAGAACTCCTCGCCTGGACCGGCGCCGCCGCCTGA
- a CDS encoding DUF559 domain-containing protein, producing MELKSLDPLARRQHGVVTLRQSGLSKSAWYRAIASGTLIPLHPGVVRLVGTPDTPEQRIAAATAAAGDRSLASHRSAAHLHGIPGFDSAPVDIIVPHDEHNPSRARTAPRLAGVDVHRPRDLVRLAPHRIDGIRCTNVLRTLLDLGAVDRPAVSGAVGHAITNDLATLDALETVVVEHARPGRSGITALRDAIDDWAIDQMPADSVLEPAMARLIGRFELPPVVFHPVIAGREVDFRIIGTPIILECDGWAYHGLQRDNFESDRERDAGFTALGWIVLRFTYRAITSRPATVAERIRATVDRWGGLPSPDAA from the coding sequence GTGGAACTGAAATCTCTCGACCCACTCGCCCGCCGACAACACGGTGTCGTCACGTTGCGACAATCTGGCTTGTCGAAGTCGGCCTGGTACCGGGCCATCGCCTCCGGAACCCTGATCCCCCTTCATCCTGGCGTCGTACGCCTCGTCGGGACCCCTGACACCCCCGAGCAGCGAATCGCAGCCGCGACAGCGGCGGCCGGCGACCGGTCACTCGCATCGCACCGATCGGCCGCTCACCTGCACGGCATCCCAGGGTTCGACTCGGCGCCGGTCGACATCATCGTGCCGCACGACGAGCACAACCCGAGTCGAGCCCGCACCGCACCCCGACTCGCCGGCGTCGACGTTCACCGCCCTCGCGATCTCGTGCGTCTCGCCCCACATCGAATCGACGGCATCCGGTGCACGAACGTGTTGCGCACGCTGCTCGATCTCGGTGCGGTCGATCGCCCAGCCGTGTCGGGAGCGGTCGGGCACGCCATCACCAACGATCTGGCAACCCTCGACGCGCTCGAGACCGTGGTCGTGGAACACGCTCGCCCAGGCCGCTCCGGCATCACGGCGCTCCGCGATGCCATCGACGACTGGGCAATCGACCAGATGCCCGCCGACTCCGTGCTCGAACCAGCGATGGCGCGTCTGATCGGCCGATTCGAGCTGCCCCCGGTCGTCTTCCATCCCGTCATCGCCGGACGCGAGGTCGACTTCCGAATCATCGGGACGCCGATCATCCTGGAGTGTGACGGCTGGGCGTATCACGGACTCCAGCGCGACAACTTCGAGAGCGACCGCGAGCGCGACGCCGGCTTCACCGCGCTCGGCTGGATCGTGCTCCGCTTCACCTACCGAGCGATCACGTCACGGCCGGCCACCGTCGCCGAGAGAATCCGTGCGACCGTCGACCGGTGGGGCGGCCTGCCGAGCCCCGATGCCGCCTGA
- the ychF gene encoding redox-regulated ATPase YchF, giving the protein MERFGLVGLPNAGKSSLYNALTGGGALAAPYPFATKDPNIGVAMVPDDRLDRLSEMSKSKKTIHAQVEVVDIGGLVEGASTGEGLGNKFLANIREVDAIVFVLRAFVDDDVVGPSDPLEHLRIVEIELALADLETVEKRLHQTKRAAKLDKSMVAETEALQTAFDHLSEGLPLYRAGLSDDVKETLAPYFLLTNRRVLAVVNVGEDDIDSIPEKEKLVSDEFNNAGDNVEVIGMCIQMEAEAAAIEDPDERKEILEGFGLGEGALFRMVRSAYHLLGLRTYMTTGEQESRAWTFKEGSTAPVCAGRIHGDFQRGFIRAEVINWEELLALGSWNAAKEAGKMRVEGKDYIAQDGDVMEFRFNV; this is encoded by the coding sequence ATGGAACGCTTCGGACTGGTCGGCCTCCCCAACGCGGGCAAGAGCTCGCTCTACAACGCACTCACGGGTGGCGGCGCGCTCGCCGCTCCCTACCCCTTCGCCACGAAAGACCCGAACATCGGCGTGGCCATGGTGCCCGACGACCGCCTCGATCGCCTGTCGGAGATGTCGAAGAGCAAGAAGACGATCCACGCTCAGGTCGAGGTGGTCGACATCGGCGGACTCGTCGAAGGAGCGAGCACCGGAGAAGGCCTCGGCAACAAGTTCCTGGCCAACATTCGCGAGGTCGATGCGATCGTGTTCGTGCTCCGAGCGTTCGTCGACGACGACGTCGTCGGGCCGTCCGATCCGCTCGAACACCTGCGAATCGTCGAGATCGAACTGGCGCTCGCCGACCTCGAGACCGTGGAGAAGCGGCTCCACCAGACGAAGCGGGCCGCCAAGCTCGACAAGTCGATGGTCGCCGAGACCGAAGCGCTCCAGACCGCGTTCGACCATCTGTCGGAGGGGCTCCCGTTGTATCGCGCCGGCCTCAGCGACGACGTCAAGGAGACGCTCGCCCCGTACTTCCTGCTGACCAACCGTCGCGTGCTCGCGGTCGTCAACGTCGGCGAAGACGACATCGACTCCATCCCCGAGAAGGAGAAATTGGTCTCCGACGAGTTCAACAACGCCGGCGACAACGTCGAGGTGATCGGCATGTGCATCCAGATGGAAGCCGAAGCCGCAGCAATCGAAGACCCCGACGAACGCAAGGAGATCCTCGAAGGGTTCGGGCTCGGCGAAGGCGCTCTGTTCCGCATGGTCCGCAGCGCCTACCACCTCCTCGGTCTGCGCACGTACATGACCACCGGCGAGCAGGAGTCGCGAGCCTGGACCTTCAAGGAAGGTTCGACCGCACCCGTGTGCGCCGGACGCATCCACGGCGACTTCCAGCGCGGCTTCATCCGCGCCGAGGTCATCAACTGGGAAGAACTGCTCGCACTCGGCTCGTGGAACGCGGCGAAGGAAGCCGGCAAGATGCGCGTCGAAGGCAAGGACTACATCGCCCAGGACGGCGACGTGATGGAGTTCCGCTTCAACGTCTGA
- a CDS encoding DUF192 domain-containing protein, translated as MSWLVSEARVLASAESATTRTERRRGLLGRTGIEGAYVIDPCRWVHTVGMKFPIDVAFLDGDGVVVRTAQMPRHRVGLPMLRARSVIEAEAGAFARWGLCVGDTIEVRCDSTATTADQA; from the coding sequence ATGTCGTGGTTGGTCAGCGAGGCTCGTGTACTCGCATCGGCAGAGTCGGCAACGACTCGGACCGAGCGTCGACGCGGCCTGCTCGGACGCACCGGGATCGAAGGCGCGTACGTGATCGACCCCTGTCGGTGGGTGCACACGGTGGGCATGAAGTTCCCGATCGACGTCGCGTTCCTCGACGGTGACGGCGTGGTCGTTCGAACCGCGCAGATGCCGCGCCACCGCGTCGGTCTCCCGATGCTCCGAGCGCGCAGTGTGATCGAAGCCGAGGCCGGGGCCTTCGCCCGGTGGGGTCTGTGCGTGGGCGACACCATCGAAGTGCGCTGCGACTCCACCGCCACCACGGCCGACCAGGCATGA
- the rsmI gene encoding 16S rRNA (cytidine(1402)-2'-O)-methyltransferase, with protein MSTLWLVATPIGNLGDLQPRAVEILDRVALVCCEDTRRTGLLLQHAGIRAERLAVCNEHTEYARIDDMLDVLGSGRDVAVVSDAGTPGVSDPGERLVAAALDAGHDVSAVPGPSAAVMAVTVSGLPTDRFVFEGFLPRKGRDRTERLAEIAAERRTVVIYESPQRVVKSIADLAAACGADRRVSVSRELTKLYEETVHGTLATVDLGEPRGEYVIVLDGAPVDDAEATDDEVRRSLAALLADGATARDAAAEVSDTTGRRKRDVYEIANALRNDTAGRGDTAGRNDTVGLA; from the coding sequence ATGAGCACGCTCTGGCTGGTGGCGACACCCATCGGCAACCTCGGCGACCTCCAACCGCGCGCCGTCGAGATCCTCGACCGCGTCGCCCTCGTCTGCTGCGAAGACACGCGTCGCACCGGGCTCCTGCTGCAACACGCCGGCATCCGAGCGGAGCGGCTCGCCGTCTGCAACGAGCACACCGAGTACGCCCGCATCGACGACATGCTCGACGTACTCGGATCGGGTCGCGACGTCGCCGTCGTCAGCGATGCCGGGACCCCCGGCGTGTCCGACCCCGGTGAGCGACTCGTCGCCGCCGCGCTCGATGCGGGTCACGACGTCAGTGCCGTCCCCGGACCGAGCGCCGCCGTGATGGCCGTGACCGTGAGCGGATTGCCGACCGACCGCTTCGTGTTCGAAGGATTCCTGCCCCGGAAGGGTCGCGACCGGACCGAACGCCTCGCAGAGATCGCGGCCGAACGTCGCACCGTCGTGATCTACGAATCTCCCCAGCGCGTCGTCAAGTCGATCGCCGACCTCGCCGCCGCCTGCGGAGCCGACCGCCGTGTGTCGGTGTCACGCGAACTCACCAAGCTCTACGAGGAGACGGTGCACGGCACGCTCGCCACCGTCGATCTCGGCGAACCGCGCGGCGAGTACGTGATCGTGCTCGACGGTGCGCCGGTCGACGATGCCGAAGCGACCGACGACGAGGTGCGCCGCTCGCTCGCCGCACTGCTGGCCGACGGCGCGACCGCTCGCGACGCAGCAGCTGAAGTGAGCGACACGACCGGTCGCCGCAAGCGCGACGTGTACGAGATCGCCAACGCGCTCCGCAACGACACAGCGGGCCGCGGTGACACGGCGGGACGCAACGACACGGTGGGCCTGGCATGA
- a CDS encoding HAD family hydrolase codes for MSEYTLTAGTGNTSAAFFDLDRTLISGSSAFTLAIEARRAGLVPTRQFAKDATGAALFKLFGASDNTTDEVRKRILGAVEGMERDGLVALNAEVLPKLIDRVRPEAKRLVDRHRRAGRDCFIVSAAPQEIVEPLATALGMTGGIGTRSVVVDGVYTGELDGPFCYGTGKVDAMKELAEWNGYDLEQSYAYSDSASDLPMLEAVGHPVAVNPDAALERRARADGWPIVIFSQRTKSMLRRTLSGIAATGIGVAGFAAGRTIGRPPQRRFRR; via the coding sequence ATGAGCGAGTACACACTCACCGCCGGCACCGGCAACACCAGCGCTGCGTTCTTCGACCTCGACCGAACGCTCATCTCGGGGTCGTCGGCGTTCACGCTCGCCATCGAAGCTCGCCGCGCCGGGCTCGTTCCGACGCGCCAGTTCGCCAAAGACGCCACCGGGGCCGCGTTGTTCAAGCTGTTCGGTGCGAGTGACAACACGACCGACGAAGTCCGCAAGCGCATCCTCGGTGCGGTCGAGGGCATGGAACGCGACGGGCTCGTCGCGCTCAACGCCGAGGTGCTCCCGAAGCTGATCGACCGCGTCCGTCCGGAAGCGAAACGGCTGGTCGACCGGCACCGTCGAGCGGGCCGCGACTGCTTCATCGTCTCCGCCGCGCCGCAGGAGATCGTCGAACCGCTCGCCACCGCCCTCGGGATGACCGGCGGCATCGGCACCCGCAGCGTGGTGGTCGACGGTGTGTACACCGGCGAACTCGACGGGCCGTTCTGCTACGGCACCGGCAAGGTCGACGCCATGAAAGAGCTCGCCGAGTGGAACGGCTACGACCTCGAACAGTCGTACGCGTACAGCGACTCGGCATCCGATCTGCCGATGCTCGAAGCGGTCGGTCACCCCGTGGCGGTCAATCCCGATGCGGCGCTCGAACGGCGCGCACGGGCCGACGGCTGGCCGATCGTGATCTTCAGCCAGCGCACCAAGTCGATGCTGCGCCGCACGCTGTCGGGCATCGCCGCAACCGGCATCGGCGTGGCCGGTTTCGCCGCCGGCCGCACGATCGGCCGACCACCTCAGCGACGCTTCCGACGCTGA